From the Excalfactoria chinensis isolate bCotChi1 chromosome 1, bCotChi1.hap2, whole genome shotgun sequence genome, one window contains:
- the CLN5 gene encoding bis(monoacylglycero)phosphate synthase CLN5, which translates to MSSAGCHRWLLLLLLAAACRPCFLGGPHAPQRRWPVPYRRFDFRPKTDPYCQARYTFCPAGSAIPVIKEEDTIEVYRLQAPVWEFKYGDLLGHLKIMHDAVGFKSSLTGKNYTMEWYELFQLGNCTFPHLRPGMDAPFWCNQGAACFYEGIDDAHWKENGTLVLITKISGAMFNEMAKWVKYDNETGIYYETWTVQASPDKKSVVWFDSYECSKFILRTYQKLADLGATFNKIQTNYTSIILFSGEPIYLGNETSIFGPLGNKTLAAAIRDFYYPFKPHKTVREFFVDLFRIIDRVILNHQFYLFYNLEYWFLPMKFPYLKVVYEEVPLPVGSKTSSGV; encoded by the exons ATGAGCAGTGCCGGCTGCCACCGATGGCTGCTACTGCTACTGCTGGCGGCGGCCTGCAGGCCGTGCTTCTTGGGCGGGCCTCATGCCCCGCAGCGGCGCTGGCCAGTGCCTTACAG GCGCTTTGATTTCCGTCCAAAAACTGATCCTTACTGCCAGGCTCGTTACACTTTCTGTCCCGCTGGCTCTGCTATTCCAGTTATTAAGGAAGAAGATACTATTGAAGTGTATCGATTACAGGCTCCAGTATGGGAATTTAAATATGGGGATCTACTTGGACATTTG AAAATTATGCATGATGCCGTGGGCTTCAAGAGCAGTTTAACTGGTAAAAACTACACAATGGAGTGGTATGAGCTATTCCAACTTGGGAACTGCACATTTCCACATCTCCGGCCTGGAATGGATGCACCGTTCTGGTGTAACCAGGGAGCCGCTTGCTTTTATGAAGGAATAGATGATGCACactggaaggaaaatggaacTCTGGTTCTCATAACCAAAATATCAG GAGCCATGTTTAATGAAATGGCGAAGTGGGTGAAGTATGACAATGAAACAGGCATTTACTATGAGACCTGGACTGTTCAAGCAAGTCCTGACAAAAAATCAGTTGTATGGTTTGACTCTTATGAATGCTCTAAATTCATACTGAGAACATACCAGAAGCTGGCTGACCTGGGAGCAACATTCAATAAGATCCAAACAAACTACACCAGCATAATTTTATTCAGTGGAGAACCTATTTATTTGGGAAACGAAACATCAATTTTTGGACCTCTAGGAAACAAGACACTGGCAGCAGCTATAAGAGACTTCTACTATCCCTTCAAACCTCACAAGACAGTCAGAGAGTTTTTTGTGGATCTTTTCAGAATAATTGACCGTGTCATCCTGAATCATCAGTTTTACCTCTTTTACAACTTGGAATACTGGTTTTTACCTATGAAGTTCCCTTATCTCAAAGTAGTTTATGAAGAGGTTCCTTTGCCTGTTGGAAGCAAAACATCTTCTGGTGTTTAA
- the ACOD1 gene encoding cis-aconitate decarboxylase — translation MILDTLGVGLLGTNTEVCQKVKQYSQIYNSDISSTIWGHLDFRLPPLYAAFVNGVAVHSMDFDDTWHPATHPSGAVLPAVMALTEAFPQKKKISGLDLLLAFNVGIEVQGRLLRFSSEARNIPKRFHPPTVVGTMGSAAACAKLLALNQMKCKNTLAIAASYAGAPLANAATQTKPLHIGNAAKHGLEAACLASLGLQGNNHILDMESGIGAFYTDYNPQTLPTLQSYPWLLDQQDVAIKRFPAHLGTHWVADAASSVRKKLVKNSDDLLLLDKIEKVIIKVPEVKYVNRPSPNSEHEARHSFQFVACSALLDGSMSIQSFAIENINRPALQELLCKTQLEHPSDNKPSFESLYCEVTVVLQDGNMVSDRCNTFYGHWRKPLTKQDLEKKFQSNASEVLPAEAIEGIIETVYNLEKVEDCSVLNMLLSGQSARALPEKLHIEHSNP, via the exons ATGATTCTGGATACCCTTGGAGTAGGACTTCTGGGTACCAACACTGAGGTCTGCCAGAAAGTCAAACAGTACAGCCAG ATCTACAACTCAGATATATCCAGCACCATCTGGGGCCACTTGGATTTCCGACTGCCTCCTCTGTATGCAGCTTTTGTGAATGGAGTGGCT GTGCACTCAATGGATTTTGATGACACATGGCATCCTGCCACACACCCATCTGgggctgtgctccctgctgtgATGGCTCTCACTGAGGCCTttcctcagaagaaaaaaatctcaggtCTTGACCTGCTTTTAGCTTTCAATGTGGGAATTGAGGTGCAAGGCAGGTTGTTACGCTTTTCCAGCGAAGCCAGGAATATTCCCAAAAG GTTTCACCCACCAACAGTAGTCGGTACAATGGGGAGTGCAGCAGCTTGCGCAAAACTACTTGCTCTTAACCAGATGAAATGCAAAAACACCTTGGCTATTGCTGCTTCCTATGCAGGTGCCCCACTGGCTAATGCAGCAACTCAAACGAAGCCTCTCCACATTGGCAATGCTGCTAAGCATGGCCTGGAAGCGGCTTGCTTAGCATCACTGGGTCTTCAAGGAAACAATCATATCTTGGACATGGAGTCAGGAATAGGTGCCTTTTATACAGATTACAACCCACAGACCCTGCCAACCTTGCAGTCCTATCCCTGGCTGTTGGACCAGCAAGATGTGGCCATCAAACGCTTTCCTGCTCATCTTGGAACACACTGGGTGGCTGATGCAGCGTCTTCTGTAAGGAAGAAGCTTGTCAAGAATAGTGATGACTTGCTTCTCCTTGATAAAATTGAGAAAGTTATTATAAAAGTCCCAGAGGTCAAATATGTGAACAGACCCAGCCCTAATTCAGAACACGAAGCTCGGCACTCCTTCCAGTTTGttgcctgctctgctttgctggatGGCAGCATGTCCATCCAGTCCTTTGCCATTGAGAACATTAACCGGCCAGCCTTACAGGAGCTCCTCTGCAAAACACAGCTAGAACACCCTTCTGATAACAAACCCAGCTTTGAGAGTCTTTATTGTGAAGTGACTGTTGTGCTTCAGGATGGCAACATGGTTAGCGACCGCTGCAACACGTTCTATGGACACTGGAGGAAACCTCTGACAAAGCAGGACTTGGAGAAAAAGTTTCAGTCCAACGCTTCTGAAGTCCTCCCTGCAGAAGCCATAGAAGGCATTATAGAGACTGTGTACAATCTGGAAAAAGTTGAGGACTGCTCTGTATTAAACATGCTTTTGTCAGGACAGTCAGCTAGAGCACTTCCAGAGAAGCTGCACATTGAACATTCCAACCCATAA
- the LOC140260793 gene encoding glutamine amidotransferase-like class 1 domain-containing protein 3, mitochondrial: MPPSAWEVAMGKRVAVVLAGCGVFDGSEIHEASAALVHLSRGGAEVKIFAPNIEQRDVVNHLKGSPADEKRNVLVESARLARGNIQDLAELKVSEFDAVIFPGGFGVAKNLCSWAVDGKNCTVNEHVNSTLQAFHSAKKPIGLCCISPVLAAKVFPGCEVTVGQDKNVDGRFPDAETASAIAELGCKHICKDVSESHVDKANKIVTTCAFMCKAPLHEIFDGIGTMVEEVLKLA, translated from the exons ATGCCACCCTCTGCCTGGGAGGTCGCCATGGGCAAGCGGGTGGCTGTGGTGCTGGCCGGCTGCGGCGTCTTTGACGGCAGCGAAATTCACGAGGCCTCGGCCGCGCTGGTGCACCTCAGCCGCGGCGGCGCTGAG GTGAAGATATTTGCCCCTAATATCGAGCAAAGGGATGTTGTCAATCACCTAAAAGGAAGTCCAGCAGATGAGAAGAGAAATGTGTTAGTTGAAAGTGCCAGGCTGGCAAGGGGAAACATCCAGGATTTGGCTGAGCTGAAAGTCAGTGAATTTGATGCAGTTATTTTCCCCG gtGGATTTGGCGTGGCAAAGAACCTGTGTTCCTGGGCTGTAGATGGCAAGAATTGCACTGTCAATGAGCATGTGAACTCCACTCTCCAAGCTTTCCACAGTGCTAAAAAGCCCATTGGGTTGTGCTGTATATCACCGGTCCTGGCAGCTAAAGTCTTTCCTGGTTGTGAGGTCACAGTTGGACAAGATAAAAACGTAGATGGAAG aTTTCCTGATGCTGAAACTGCATCTGCTATAGCAGAGCTTGGATGTAAGCACATTTGCAAAGATGTCAGTGAATCCCACGTGGATAAAGCCAATAAAATAGTTACTACCTGTGCTTTCATGTGCAAGGCTCCTCTGCATGAGATTTTTGATGGAATTGGAACAATGGTAGAGGAAGTCCTGAAACTTGCCTGA